One window from the genome of Enterococcus haemoperoxidus ATCC BAA-382 encodes:
- the lepB gene encoding signal peptidase I, which yields MNLKSKELLHTILFFIGLATLLFLLRQFVFTPVVVKGHSMDPTLADGERVIALKNTEIKRFDIVTFPAPDEPKKNYIKRVIGLPGDTIEYKNDVLYINDKEVKEPYLDEFKGAVTDGSPLTLDFTLSEVTGEKKVPDGEYFVMGDNRRNSKDGRMIGFISKDKILGDVKFVLWPLDRFGTI from the coding sequence ATGAATTTGAAGTCTAAAGAGTTATTACATACAATATTATTTTTTATTGGTTTAGCAACGTTGTTATTTTTACTAAGGCAATTTGTGTTCACGCCAGTTGTTGTCAAAGGGCATTCAATGGATCCGACTTTAGCAGATGGTGAACGAGTGATTGCATTAAAGAATACAGAAATCAAACGTTTTGATATTGTGACGTTTCCAGCACCAGACGAACCTAAGAAGAATTACATCAAGCGAGTAATCGGTTTACCAGGTGATACGATTGAATATAAAAATGATGTTTTATATATCAACGATAAAGAAGTCAAAGAACCTTATCTTGATGAATTCAAAGGAGCAGTAACAGACGGGTCACCTTTGACTCTTGATTTTACGTTGAGTGAGGTTACGGGTGAGAAGAAAGTTCCAGATGGTGAATACTTCGTGATGGGTGATAATCGTCGGAATTCAAAAGATGGACGTATGATCGGTTTTATTAGTAAAGATAAGATATTAGGTGATGTTAAATTTGTTTTGTGGCCACTTGATCGTTTTGGAACGATTTAA
- a CDS encoding LutB/LldF family L-lactate oxidation iron-sulfur protein, which translates to MGLTTSKKSFKERLEDSKKDVFMQKAVAKAQDDQWIKREGAREELGHWEQWRELGEQIRQHTISYLPDYLEQFSNNVAEQGGKVFFAQTAEEATEYVKKVVLEKNAKKVVKSKSMVTTEVDIDPMLLGLDGVSVMETDLAEFILQMDDWDEPSHIVFPSIHKNREQIRRVFSEKLGYQGDNDPVNLARCAREVMRKFFLEAEVGITGCNFAIADSGLINLNTNEGNADLTISIPKTQIVLMGMERIVPSMKEAEVLDNLLARSAVGQSLTTYVTFAGIKNADESDGPEEFYVVILDNGRSNALGTAFQPVLQCIRCGSCLNVCPVYRHIGGHGYGSIYPGPIGAVLSPVLGGYKQFGELPYASSLCGACTDTCPVKIPLHELLIEHRRVMTDELKMQHGFDDFQMRLVGKATATPNLFKMAMKVDHAGLAPLSKKKEITVENMFQYGGYVAKGPGLVKGWTDVRDLPRPPKSSENFRSWYKKHKAGEQND; encoded by the coding sequence GTGGGATTAACGACAAGCAAGAAATCTTTCAAAGAACGTTTAGAAGATAGCAAAAAAGATGTCTTTATGCAAAAGGCGGTAGCGAAAGCGCAAGATGATCAGTGGATCAAGCGAGAAGGAGCCAGAGAAGAGCTTGGACATTGGGAGCAATGGCGAGAGTTAGGTGAACAAATTAGACAACACACGATTTCTTATTTACCAGATTATTTGGAACAATTTAGTAATAATGTGGCTGAACAAGGAGGCAAAGTCTTTTTCGCTCAGACCGCAGAAGAGGCAACTGAATATGTAAAGAAAGTTGTTTTAGAAAAAAATGCTAAAAAAGTAGTGAAATCAAAATCCATGGTGACCACAGAAGTTGATATTGATCCTATGTTGCTAGGACTAGATGGTGTTAGTGTTATGGAGACTGACTTAGCTGAATTTATTTTACAAATGGATGACTGGGACGAACCATCTCATATTGTTTTTCCAAGTATCCATAAAAATCGTGAACAAATTCGTCGAGTTTTTTCAGAAAAGTTAGGTTATCAAGGTGATAATGATCCAGTCAATTTAGCACGATGCGCCAGAGAAGTCATGAGAAAATTTTTCTTGGAAGCAGAAGTTGGTATTACAGGGTGTAATTTTGCAATTGCTGATAGTGGTTTGATTAATTTAAATACGAATGAAGGGAATGCGGATTTAACAATCAGTATTCCAAAAACACAAATCGTTTTGATGGGAATGGAGCGAATCGTTCCGAGTATGAAAGAGGCAGAGGTTTTGGATAACCTATTAGCTAGAAGTGCAGTCGGCCAAAGTTTAACTACTTATGTGACCTTTGCTGGAATAAAAAATGCAGATGAATCTGATGGGCCAGAAGAGTTTTATGTTGTAATTTTGGATAACGGGCGCTCCAATGCTTTAGGAACTGCTTTTCAGCCTGTACTTCAATGTATTCGCTGTGGTTCTTGTCTAAATGTTTGTCCAGTATATCGTCATATCGGCGGCCATGGGTATGGTTCAATCTATCCTGGACCAATAGGAGCCGTATTATCACCTGTTTTAGGGGGCTATAAGCAGTTTGGTGAGTTACCTTATGCCTCTAGTCTTTGCGGCGCCTGCACGGATACTTGCCCAGTGAAAATCCCACTACACGAATTATTGATCGAACATCGAAGAGTTATGACAGATGAGTTGAAAATGCAACACGGTTTTGATGATTTCCAAATGCGACTAGTGGGCAAGGCCACGGCCACGCCCAATTTATTTAAAATGGCAATGAAAGTTGATCACGCTGGATTAGCGCCATTGAGTAAGAAAAAAGAAATTACAGTAGAGAATATGTTCCAATATGGTGGTTATGTTGCCAAAGGTCCTGGTCTTGTGAAAGGTTGGACCGATGTCAGAGATTTACCGCGTCCACCAAAAAGTTCAGAAAATTTCAGAAGCTGGTATAAAAAACATAAAGCAGGTGAGCAAAATGACTGA
- a CDS encoding (Fe-S)-binding protein gives MKVSIFSTCVVDLLFPNVGQAMVEVLERLGCETSLPDKQTCCGQPTYNSGYVEESYATLKNQIDCFEDAEYVVGPAGSCVGMLREYRHFLKDDPIYGPKAEALAVKSFEFSQFLYRVLGVADVGATLNAKATYHRSCHMTRILKEREAPFILLDHVAGLEMVPLNHIENCCGFGGTFSVKMPEISEQMVTEKMNDVIDTGAEILISADMGCLMNIGGKFNRDGKPIKIMHIAEVLNQQVDKKRMDQPKIMTVI, from the coding sequence TTGAAAGTAAGTATTTTTTCTACCTGTGTTGTTGATTTACTATTTCCAAATGTAGGACAGGCAATGGTTGAGGTTTTGGAACGTTTGGGTTGTGAAACATCATTACCTGATAAACAAACCTGTTGCGGACAGCCAACCTATAATAGCGGCTATGTTGAAGAAAGCTATGCGACGTTGAAAAATCAAATCGACTGTTTTGAAGATGCAGAATATGTAGTGGGGCCAGCTGGTTCATGTGTGGGGATGCTTAGAGAGTACCGACATTTTTTAAAGGATGATCCTATATATGGTCCGAAAGCTGAAGCATTAGCGGTCAAATCATTCGAATTTAGCCAATTTCTGTACAGAGTTTTAGGTGTTGCGGATGTCGGTGCAACATTAAACGCTAAAGCGACTTACCACCGTTCGTGTCACATGACAAGGATTTTGAAGGAGCGGGAAGCGCCATTTATCCTGTTAGACCATGTAGCTGGTTTGGAGATGGTTCCCTTAAATCACATTGAAAATTGTTGCGGGTTCGGCGGAACTTTTTCAGTAAAAATGCCAGAGATATCTGAACAAATGGTTACAGAAAAAATGAATGATGTAATCGATACAGGAGCTGAAATTTTAATTAGCGCAGACATGGGCTGTCTGATGAATATTGGTGGGAAATTCAATCGAGATGGTAAGCCAATCAAAATCATGCATATCGCTGAAGTTTTAAACCAACAGGTGGATAAAAAACGGATGGATCAACCAAAAATAATGACAGTCATCTAG
- a CDS encoding helix-turn-helix domain-containing protein, with the protein MDILLNEKSKKKIQLFTELLYRENEEISFSYLQNFLGVSLSTLKRYFQELSTDIKNNKSFTQIVLIRNVGGYVIQNHSAHAMDYLIIQLRLSYFESSLQFKIILELLLNHYNSVEDLAEKLYISPPHLYKNINILNIELERYPLKIVFHPTTNFQGKEKYVRMLNFYFFWSVYRGIAWPYDFKNMKDFSANVDFGELQKNYSDSVIKRLEFMVGLFMVRRQDHPIRLPKKIKELSKHFATTNAISKLVEPFLVTEDEILFFNLLARCYIAEIDTLQDKYRLYDSFPRSLPLISACDLLIEEYEKYFYGDFSMNKEQKTTVFYYLLIGMIQATYFSISPVQFFRTSFTQNTHTKLSIKDNPRINNFCKKFREDHLDFPVPAHSDFGLCILLTILTETFLYPSLSVYIQYSKNNLGTVYIKNKLHMLFNPRAIHYIDCFEEADLVIIDCFEPRVKKSKQKIFYISDVYNEQTWHELFTCIQLLFFKAKSTFY; encoded by the coding sequence ATGGATATCTTATTAAATGAAAAAAGTAAAAAAAAAATCCAACTTTTTACGGAATTATTATATAGAGAGAATGAAGAAATATCTTTTTCCTATTTACAAAATTTCCTTGGTGTGTCCTTAAGTACCTTAAAACGATATTTCCAAGAACTATCAACTGATATTAAGAATAATAAATCCTTTACACAAATAGTATTAATACGTAATGTCGGAGGGTATGTCATTCAAAATCATTCAGCACATGCCATGGATTACCTTATTATTCAATTACGTCTAAGTTATTTTGAATCATCCTTACAATTTAAAATTATTTTAGAACTTCTTTTAAACCATTATAATTCTGTAGAAGATCTAGCTGAAAAATTATATATAAGTCCTCCTCACCTGTATAAAAATATTAATATTTTAAATATTGAACTAGAAAGATATCCTTTAAAAATTGTTTTCCATCCTACTACTAATTTCCAAGGAAAAGAAAAATACGTCCGTATGCTAAATTTTTATTTTTTTTGGAGTGTATATCGAGGAATTGCATGGCCATATGATTTTAAAAATATGAAAGACTTCTCGGCCAACGTTGACTTTGGAGAATTACAGAAAAACTACTCCGACTCAGTAATCAAACGTTTGGAGTTCATGGTTGGTCTTTTTATGGTCAGGCGACAAGACCACCCCATTCGTTTGCCCAAAAAAATTAAAGAGCTATCAAAACACTTTGCTACTACAAATGCCATTTCAAAACTTGTAGAGCCATTCCTAGTCACTGAGGATGAGATCTTATTTTTTAATTTACTAGCTAGATGTTATATTGCTGAAATTGATACACTACAAGATAAATATAGACTATATGATTCATTTCCGAGAAGCTTGCCTTTAATCAGCGCTTGTGACTTATTAATTGAAGAATATGAAAAATACTTTTATGGGGATTTTTCTATGAATAAGGAGCAAAAAACAACTGTCTTCTATTATTTGTTAATCGGGATGATTCAAGCAACTTATTTTTCAATTAGTCCTGTACAGTTTTTTAGAACTTCATTTACACAAAATACGCATACAAAACTTTCTATTAAGGATAATCCAAGAATTAATAATTTTTGTAAGAAGTTTCGAGAAGATCACCTAGACTTTCCAGTGCCTGCTCATTCTGATTTTGGCTTATGTATTTTGTTAACCATTTTAACAGAAACATTCTTATATCCTTCTTTGTCTGTTTATATACAGTATTCTAAAAACAATTTAGGCACAGTCTATATAAAGAATAAATTACACATGCTTTTCAATCCAAGAGCTATTCACTATATTGATTGCTTCGAAGAGGCCGATCTTGTAATCATCGATTGCTTCGAACCACGTGTTAAAAAAAGCAAACAGAAAATTTTTTACATTTCAGATGTTTATAATGAACAAACCTGGCATGAGCTATTCACTTGTATTCAACTTTTATTTTTTAAAGCCAAATCAACTTTTTATTAA
- a CDS encoding Ig-like domain-containing protein, whose amino-acid sequence MEIKKKKKIVLILLFLVLVGGLISQFILKKTNEIKASSSIKANPTNLLSPDDWYGYYTYRGNTSTMGKLATEKDIIVKDVGYGMITLGNSVISLKKSQREKETIYVEQTVQTTPGNYYVFKADINVSSTLEGMETGVKINNNEKPLGRFTMDGKKSISIFFKAGSTQSKISLYHYGDLKPYGKGTGNVTFTRQTVYDATEELNEFTSLINDLFTDDTQTALKLKVTQKSIDELRAKFDELKDAFSTTESDTFDNNLKKAQSLLDAVNLSLTPEKLVTDHEDHHSNTIIGKTYPNAFLKFSGSTEIPAAKIASPVIGDATKYHIQADDQGDFSYALPTGSYFTYGEKITILSTIHGKVVSKVVSVLDETPPEQPSLNELKDISTVFSGNAEKNSTVKIYDNETNSLFLEGKANADDMYSLSIPTTNKPLVPYKSYYVTATDAAGNTSEKSLVQSVADTTPPKAEAVNQFLELGDPLPEISKMYKELYDNAGADSVEVALTKQPDISKVGVSQGEITFTDKAKNKTIIKVLFFVKDSQTISDNNYIFRAEDFSTAAIDFPDKVEEQPKFLLKYAKAELWDVKTGENKTDQLMINQGTIMKKPGVYNITFSIGTLKKTVTATLLEGALGFSHVDANISFGEQTINSEEQLVPTEETLNLTIEDTRYVTENWRIVTKLSRPLQTEQGDQTASTLVLQTTDSLGKQKREHLSDEKTAEFYYNKNAVNGQISLPLGQSEKQQILLNVLPGTVLANKEYSSNIIWIIENAP is encoded by the coding sequence GTGGAAATTAAAAAAAAGAAAAAAATAGTTCTAATTTTATTGTTTCTAGTGTTAGTTGGGGGGCTCATTAGTCAGTTCATTCTAAAAAAAACAAACGAAATAAAAGCTAGTAGTAGTATAAAAGCCAATCCTACCAATTTATTATCACCAGATGATTGGTATGGTTACTACACATATCGTGGAAATACATCTACAATGGGCAAATTAGCGACCGAAAAGGATATAATAGTAAAAGATGTCGGTTACGGAATGATTACATTAGGAAATAGTGTGATTTCATTAAAAAAATCTCAAAGAGAAAAGGAAACAATATATGTTGAACAGACAGTTCAAACTACTCCCGGCAACTACTATGTTTTCAAGGCGGATATAAATGTAAGTAGTACTTTAGAAGGGATGGAGACAGGGGTAAAAATCAATAATAATGAAAAGCCTTTAGGTCGTTTTACAATGGATGGCAAAAAAAGTATTAGTATCTTTTTTAAAGCAGGATCTACTCAAAGTAAAATAAGTCTCTATCATTATGGTGATTTAAAACCATATGGAAAAGGTACTGGAAATGTTACTTTTACAAGACAAACTGTATATGATGCTACAGAAGAATTAAATGAGTTTACTTCATTGATTAATGATTTATTTACGGATGATACTCAAACAGCGCTTAAGCTAAAGGTAACGCAAAAAAGCATAGATGAGTTACGTGCAAAATTCGATGAGCTTAAGGACGCATTTTCAACAACTGAATCTGATACCTTTGATAATAATTTAAAGAAAGCTCAATCGCTTTTAGATGCTGTAAATCTAAGCTTAACGCCAGAAAAATTGGTAACAGATCATGAAGATCATCACAGTAATACAATCATCGGTAAAACATATCCCAATGCTTTTCTAAAATTTTCTGGTAGTACAGAAATACCTGCTGCGAAGATTGCTTCACCGGTAATAGGCGATGCTACTAAATACCATATTCAAGCAGATGATCAGGGGGATTTTAGTTATGCTCTTCCAACTGGAAGCTATTTTACCTATGGAGAAAAGATAACAATTTTAAGTACAATTCATGGTAAAGTAGTTTCTAAAGTAGTTTCAGTTTTAGATGAAACTCCACCAGAGCAACCAAGTCTGAACGAACTAAAAGACATAAGCACCGTATTTTCAGGTAATGCAGAAAAGAATTCAACGGTCAAAATCTATGATAACGAAACAAATAGTTTGTTTTTAGAAGGGAAAGCAAATGCAGATGATATGTATTCATTAAGTATTCCAACAACAAACAAACCTTTGGTACCATACAAAAGCTATTACGTTACAGCTACTGATGCTGCTGGGAATACTAGTGAAAAGTCTCTGGTCCAATCTGTCGCAGATACCACTCCACCAAAAGCCGAAGCAGTCAATCAATTTCTAGAATTAGGGGATCCGTTACCAGAAATTTCTAAGATGTACAAAGAACTTTATGATAATGCCGGGGCAGATTCGGTAGAAGTTGCCCTAACCAAGCAACCTGATATTTCTAAAGTAGGTGTGTCTCAAGGAGAGATTACATTCACAGATAAGGCCAAAAATAAAACAATCATTAAAGTGTTGTTTTTTGTAAAAGATTCTCAAACCATTTCGGATAACAATTATATATTTCGTGCTGAAGATTTTTCAACTGCAGCAATTGATTTTCCGGATAAAGTAGAGGAACAACCAAAATTTTTATTAAAATATGCAAAAGCTGAACTTTGGGATGTCAAAACCGGAGAAAATAAAACTGATCAGCTTATGATTAATCAAGGAACGATAATGAAGAAACCAGGAGTGTATAACATCACTTTTAGTATTGGAACACTTAAGAAAACCGTGACAGCAACACTACTAGAGGGGGCTTTAGGTTTTAGTCATGTAGATGCGAATATCTCATTTGGGGAGCAGACCATTAATTCGGAAGAACAATTAGTTCCGACCGAAGAAACCTTAAACCTAACAATTGAAGACACACGGTATGTAACGGAAAATTGGCGGATTGTTACGAAACTAAGCCGGCCGTTACAAACGGAACAAGGTGATCAGACAGCCAGTACGTTAGTACTTCAAACAACAGATTCTTTGGGCAAACAAAAGAGAGAACACTTGAGTGATGAAAAGACTGCTGAATTTTACTACAATAAAAATGCGGTAAATGGACAAATTTCATTGCCGCTAGGTCAATCAGAAAAACAACAAATTTTACTAAATGTTCTACCAGGAACAGTACTTGCTAATAAAGAATATTCGTCAAATATTATCTGGATAATAGAAAACGCACCTTAA
- a CDS encoding LutC/YkgG family protein produces the protein MTDSNVQNRTSFLSNLTEKLGIERQNVADHPFRPINDLPELTLADKSQEELLEIAKKRVDKINTKLVETTREHLTETIDQLIEAFGQGKVIVPIDSRFDEYGLTNFSKNLFSENTDEQLTFWEKGAENREMNITNAEKANIAIAFAEFLLAESGSVVVETNAGQGRSLHFLPQHYISIIPMSKIVPRSTQAAAYYAEKQRNGENVGSAIHFISGPSNSGDIEMQLVVGLHGPLVVYYVVVKDM, from the coding sequence ATGACTGATTCTAATGTACAAAATCGAACATCATTTTTAAGTAACCTGACTGAAAAACTAGGCATAGAAAGACAAAACGTAGCAGATCATCCATTCCGACCAATCAATGATTTGCCTGAATTAACACTGGCAGATAAGTCACAGGAAGAGCTACTAGAAATTGCTAAAAAACGAGTGGATAAAATCAACACGAAGCTTGTAGAAACAACTAGAGAACATTTAACTGAAACAATCGATCAACTGATCGAAGCATTTGGTCAAGGAAAGGTTATAGTTCCAATTGATTCGCGGTTTGATGAATATGGGTTAACAAACTTTTCTAAAAATCTATTTTCAGAAAATACAGATGAACAACTAACATTTTGGGAAAAAGGCGCTGAAAATAGAGAAATGAATATAACAAATGCAGAAAAGGCGAATATTGCGATTGCCTTTGCAGAATTTTTATTAGCTGAATCAGGTTCAGTAGTCGTTGAAACAAATGCAGGGCAAGGACGTTCTTTACATTTTTTACCTCAGCACTATATTTCGATTATTCCCATGAGTAAAATTGTACCACGTTCTACTCAAGCTGCAGCTTATTATGCAGAAAAACAACGAAACGGTGAAAACGTCGGTTCTGCGATTCACTTCATCTCTGGACCTTCCAATTCTGGTGATATTGAAATGCAATTAGTTGTGGGCTTGCATGGACCACTAGTTGTGTATTATGTTGTTGTAAAAGACATGTAA
- a CDS encoding PD-(D/E)XK nuclease family protein, producing the protein MSLQFIRGTAEMDLEEALIQASVQWLSEEDSHEVFYLVPNHMKFEQEINALKRIKYIQKNQNDSIATMRFQVFSFYRLAWYFLQHTQYYGSEILSEAGAAMVFRKILSENEEALKVFRGEVNKSGFIQQLFDLYQEMKEGNIDLDELFGHFSGQQTDSKEQDLQLKIQDIKLVFSKFEETMSQYGIKSAEIINYLTEYLETKDLRNVLFVINGYHNFSARELKLIETLMRRGGEVKISLVLDKKYPNELPSLMNLFYETGTTYHKLYQLARNANVAILPDHVEKNKKLIADNSIQTLEKYWIEAQESHPKRGKQRINDDHLQFWCAENPKEEINHIAKEIRRLVVEENYRYKDIQLLTRELDSYETMIEPLFSMNEIPVYLDRDMAMEQHPLVEFIQSLFAIHAYHYRYRDVLRFLRTELFFPIEDQISVEEWQVQRNEWRRKIDVAENVVLAYGYEGYHWEKNKDWHFIRYDFEAEQQDDTELIEKDSNTVRKMIQQNVPAFFKTIQKAQTGVEAADFFYRFLVNNGVEKQLMMWRNQAIEMGQLEQARNHEQTWEALMTLLDEYVTIYGNDSFDLAAFEEIFSSGLEGLRYNKVPTAIDQVQVRSIDLARPGQAKVVFAIGLTDQVLPQKFDNKTLLSDEERQFVNDQLDDGQFLLNDTRKSIAKEPFNAYIMFAAATERLYFSYPSVKDTAKDVKVSTYLTNIQNDLGLQMQQRNALTILDDEQVSLEHIGTYRTLISDLTNLKRQKKEMQEGILAFWLTLERQLMKHSQAALASHVFESLGHRNLPENLQEHLADELYTKHIYTSVSRMESFYRCQYQYFSRFGLGLKERDVFGLSPAATGDFFHEALDQFFKLLIMQNKQLSELTDREVSEFTEQILNTVFGEIKFSILDTSSRMNYIRYQLGQTIKKVSWALKRQSERSGMTTVQTEVLFGQIASQKGIKGLELPLKNGGNISVRGKIDRLDQLVTPDSLYLGVVDYKSSHKKFNITEAYYGLAMQMLTYLDVALMDAVNLVGQSAKPAGSFYLHVHNPILPYETEDKKEQQLLKKFQFDGLLLNDPVLLENLDKSLQAKQSSLIFPIEESAKEIIKPGRRQEDKFVTEPELGALLTHNRSKFIEAGNKVTSGEIELNPAYQGKERIACRFCPFRSVCNFDVMLKENNYNRIETLSKKDVMDRLIENEQEGGTNDE; encoded by the coding sequence ATGAGTCTACAATTTATTCGCGGAACTGCTGAGATGGATTTAGAAGAAGCTCTTATACAAGCTTCTGTACAGTGGTTGTCTGAAGAGGATTCGCATGAAGTTTTTTATTTAGTTCCAAATCACATGAAATTTGAGCAAGAGATCAATGCACTCAAACGAATAAAATATATTCAAAAGAACCAGAACGATTCGATTGCAACAATGCGCTTTCAAGTGTTTAGTTTCTATCGATTGGCATGGTACTTTTTACAACATACACAATATTATGGTTCAGAAATTCTTTCTGAAGCAGGAGCTGCGATGGTTTTTAGAAAGATTCTATCAGAGAATGAAGAGGCGCTGAAAGTCTTTCGTGGAGAAGTCAATAAATCAGGATTTATTCAACAGTTATTTGACTTGTATCAGGAAATGAAAGAAGGCAATATTGATTTAGATGAGCTATTTGGCCATTTTTCAGGCCAACAAACAGATAGTAAAGAACAGGATTTACAATTGAAGATTCAAGATATCAAATTAGTTTTTTCAAAATTTGAAGAAACAATGAGTCAATATGGAATCAAATCTGCAGAAATCATTAATTACTTAACGGAATACCTAGAAACAAAAGATCTGAGAAATGTTTTATTTGTAATCAATGGGTATCATAATTTTTCTGCAAGAGAATTGAAATTGATTGAGACATTGATGCGTCGAGGTGGCGAGGTTAAAATCTCTTTAGTTTTGGATAAAAAATATCCGAACGAGCTACCATCATTGATGAACCTATTTTATGAAACAGGTACGACTTATCATAAACTGTATCAATTAGCAAGAAACGCTAATGTGGCGATATTACCAGATCATGTGGAAAAAAATAAAAAGTTGATTGCTGATAATAGCATTCAAACTCTTGAAAAATACTGGATCGAAGCTCAGGAAAGTCATCCTAAAAGAGGAAAACAAAGAATCAATGATGATCATCTACAATTTTGGTGCGCAGAAAACCCTAAGGAAGAAATCAATCACATCGCAAAAGAAATCAGAAGATTAGTTGTAGAAGAAAATTATCGGTATAAAGACATTCAATTACTTACTCGGGAGCTAGACAGTTATGAAACTATGATCGAACCTCTATTTTCGATGAATGAAATTCCTGTTTACTTGGATCGGGATATGGCGATGGAACAGCATCCTTTGGTTGAATTTATTCAGTCATTATTTGCAATTCATGCGTATCATTATCGTTATCGGGATGTATTGCGCTTTTTGAGAACAGAATTATTTTTTCCCATTGAGGATCAAATTTCAGTTGAAGAATGGCAAGTTCAACGAAATGAATGGCGCCGAAAAATAGATGTAGCTGAAAATGTCGTTTTAGCATATGGTTACGAAGGCTATCATTGGGAGAAAAATAAAGATTGGCATTTTATTCGCTATGATTTTGAAGCAGAGCAACAAGATGATACTGAATTGATCGAAAAGGATTCCAATACTGTACGAAAAATGATTCAACAGAATGTGCCAGCCTTTTTTAAGACAATCCAAAAAGCACAAACAGGTGTTGAAGCAGCTGACTTTTTTTATCGTTTTTTAGTGAATAACGGGGTCGAGAAGCAGTTGATGATGTGGCGAAATCAAGCAATAGAAATGGGCCAATTGGAACAAGCTCGTAATCATGAGCAAACTTGGGAAGCATTGATGACTTTATTAGATGAGTATGTGACGATTTATGGAAATGATTCCTTTGATCTAGCTGCTTTTGAAGAAATTTTTTCAAGCGGTTTAGAAGGCTTACGTTACAATAAAGTGCCAACAGCCATAGATCAAGTACAAGTCCGGTCAATTGATCTAGCTAGGCCTGGACAAGCGAAAGTCGTGTTCGCTATTGGCTTGACGGATCAGGTTTTACCTCAAAAATTTGATAACAAAACATTACTTTCAGATGAAGAAAGACAATTCGTTAATGATCAATTAGATGATGGTCAATTTTTATTGAATGACACGAGAAAAAGCATTGCCAAGGAACCCTTTAACGCGTATATCATGTTTGCAGCCGCTACTGAACGTCTGTATTTTTCTTATCCAAGTGTGAAAGATACCGCTAAAGATGTGAAAGTATCTACTTATTTAACAAATATTCAAAATGATTTAGGTTTACAGATGCAGCAAAGAAATGCTCTTACAATTTTGGATGATGAGCAAGTAAGTCTAGAACATATCGGAACCTACAGAACGTTGATCAGTGATTTAACAAATTTAAAGCGCCAGAAAAAGGAAATGCAAGAAGGTATTTTGGCATTTTGGCTTACCTTGGAACGTCAATTAATGAAACACTCGCAGGCAGCACTAGCAAGTCATGTTTTTGAAAGTCTAGGACATCGAAACTTGCCAGAGAATTTACAAGAGCATTTAGCAGATGAACTATACACTAAACATATTTATACATCTGTCTCAAGAATGGAAAGTTTCTATCGTTGTCAGTATCAATATTTCTCACGCTTTGGCTTAGGCTTAAAAGAAAGAGATGTTTTTGGGTTATCACCGGCTGCAACGGGAGACTTTTTCCATGAGGCATTGGATCAGTTCTTTAAATTATTGATCATGCAAAATAAACAACTATCTGAGCTGACGGATCGAGAAGTTAGCGAGTTCACAGAACAAATTTTGAATACTGTATTCGGCGAAATAAAATTTTCGATTCTCGACACATCTAGCCGAATGAATTATATTCGTTATCAGCTTGGACAAACAATAAAAAAAGTGAGCTGGGCGTTGAAACGTCAAAGCGAACGTAGCGGGATGACGACTGTTCAAACAGAAGTTTTATTTGGTCAGATCGCAAGTCAAAAAGGGATCAAAGGCTTAGAACTTCCCTTGAAAAACGGCGGCAATATTAGTGTTAGAGGGAAAATAGACCGCTTAGATCAATTAGTAACACCAGATTCTTTATATCTAGGAGTCGTTGATTATAAATCTAGCCACAAAAAGTTTAACATTACGGAAGCGTATTATGGATTGGCCATGCAGATGTTGACTTACTTAGACGTTGCGTTGATGGATGCTGTTAATTTAGTTGGTCAGTCGGCTAAACCAGCAGGATCATTTTATCTTCATGTTCATAATCCAATTCTTCCATATGAAACAGAAGATAAAAAAGAGCAGCAGCTTTTAAAGAAATTCCAATTTGATGGGTTGTTATTGAACGATCCAGTTTTGCTTGAAAATCTAGATAAAAGTTTACAGGCCAAACAAAGTTCACTGATTTTCCCAATTGAGGAATCAGCAAAAGAAATTATTAAACCAGGACGTCGTCAAGAAGATAAATTTGTGACAGAACCTGAATTAGGTGCTTTATTAACTCATAACCGCAGCAAGTTCATCGAAGCCGGTAACAAGGTGACGAGTGGAGAAATTGAGTTGAATCCTGCTTATCAAGGAAAAGAACGAATTGCTTGTCGTTTTTGTCCCTTCAGAAGTGTTTGTAACTTTGATGTTATGTTAAAAGAAAATAACTACAATCGAATTGAAACATTATCTAAAAAAGATGTGATGGATCGTTTGATAGAAAATGAGCAGGAAGGAGGAACGAATGATGAGTAA